The Penicillium oxalicum strain HP7-1 chromosome VI, whole genome shotgun sequence genome window below encodes:
- a CDS encoding eIF-2-alpha kinase activator GCN1, whose protein sequence is MDPIPWDQVKSGDLDALRVALLSSSTSRRLRALQELRDKSEVDLSPESQKDVLALLFLTYPLYVDRPSRQAVQQCLSSLLRTPNGSDHLKDVTEKLKSEAAKPGLASNSGFVLLEWCCAVLQQVSERADAPLANVLDLISIDAKALENCFSHTPKASVRQSALRVTRRALRAAFSCEAWGEEACRQSIARLTTEATAGYKNVLLLGVISGVCARLPARKAILEEVKKDILGYYVKEVISSKVAVPAHVASGLSDFFSSFITHEDVVSELVPPMEKSMLRAPEVIMNGVIPPLCASLPEDIDLSEVLQSRLSKHLLASMKSNNATIRQGAADSFGALVSRCKTDTLVSKIANELLSPLKTQKITSPEHRVAYSQAILAIPASAGVSTEIVQGLCPVFTRESNEAALEEELKAFCAHVSFLIKSSVKIAEDVTSAVAKGVSDKRIPFRRIWQLRVGEMLWNSDVSSLKTAEIEPLVAKFLSKMKDIFVEVAANPLPSAQSGALSSAYIFLAVFRRVSDIEGSDKALWDEKVTQAMTMGAKPSFLLNPRAYSKVTSSAETQWLVRALAAVTAGPTLRHVDDAAKTAWAQALIYVITGPTLETAHRQSAVATLASIVLQDLKLIGRIMTNALWSWLLAFRTAEKESAASFAGPTSESLLHLVLRGLNPSPKAREENNVDLSALEGQLIDLLVLGRSVMIPNCSWIDLCLATGVDPGNLVRTYPGDCIDRLVNVTTDPLQSAVPNVNEAVWSAAGDLAFVAPDVMVPRIVDQIKRDLDGGRLARFTATDAAIARTPEGTTYIDVLSSKSKQPVFDKNTKDYDTLKWEQELRAQLAEKKGQKPKKLTPEEQSKVNAQLAKESKIRQEVHEEVKRIERGAGFVQGLANSPASDAEGWINEAVGCLLSLSRAGAGLFVGDTVSRAYVACSDKLSSRLATTRPFIGIATLRAIGSTNLPAEMETEHLGQLVTRIMYRLRFASEQRPLDTPSLAYILPLIFIILSQNGIEEVKGEQEGEQVLLAVEFLSFHTSCFADVRLPRAEVLQHLLSGMQRYTQHYKLFKDTLFDFCRCISTTITTEELQTLLQGTIVSDSSVRTSVLQVIDAEIDLTDLDFSEHIWLSCHDQIEENVELAEAIWDENGLEVDEDAYPKIVKYLDSEDYQLRSAAARALAHAIEFDKGKFDGILFDLEAKYSEEVKPKAPEKDAYGMPKKIENTDNWVARSGIALAFNAMTNLFEGDQIINFLQFLIERGPLVDKNPSVRAQMAESGKSVIAERGQQKVEELMKLLETVLETSDKATQTSDLLNEAVVVLYGALARHLQAEDPRLQTVVNKLLATLPTPSETVQSAVSECLPPLIRLSGPKTADYVQQMLDSLLNVKDYATQRGAAYGLAGIVSGRGISTLREFRIMSLLKEAFENKKEAHQRQGALLAYELFAFVLGRTFEPYVIQLVPQLLAGFGDPSIDVRDACLDASKACFQNLSSYGVKQILPTLLDGLDDTQWRSQKGACNLLGAMAYLDPQQLAASLPDIIPPLTVVLNDTHKEVRNAANRSLQRFGEVISNPEVKSLVNVLLKALSDPTKYTDEALDSLIKVSFVHYLDAPSLALVVRILERGLADRSATKRKSAQIIGSLAHLTERKDLIAHLPIIVAGLNMAIVDPVPTTRATASKALGSLIEKLGEDALPDLIPNLMNTLKSDTGAGDRLGSAQALSEVLAGLGTTRLEETLPTILQNVSSSKPAVREGFMTLFIFLPACFGNSFANYLSKIIPPILAGLADDIESIRETSLRAGRLLVKNFATKAIDLLLPELERGLADDSYRIRLSSVELVGDLLFSLTGISGKSEADEEEEEATQAGQSLLEVLGEERRNKVLSALFICRCDTSGLVKSAAMAVWKALVASPKTLKEMVSTLSQLIIRRLGSSNMEQKVIASNALGDLIKKAGESVLSTLLPLLEEGLQTSPDVDVKQGICFALRELITATTPEALEDYEKILISTVRVALVDSDEDVREAAAEAFDALQQILGKKAVDQVLPYLLHLLRNDQDAEQALSALLTLLTEQTRANIILPNLIPTLLTPPISAFNARALASLAEVAGGAMTRRLPNIINALMDGIIETNDEELKSELEAALDTVLVSVDEYDGLNTAMNVMMTLVKHDDHRRRGKAALHLSKFFIDAELDYSRYHQDLIRVLLISFDDRDQEVVKAAWTALSGLTSQLRKEEMEVLAIPTRQTLRQVGVAGADLPGFGLPKGIMAVLPIFLQGLLNGTTDQRTQSALAIADIIDRTGPNSLKPFVTQITGPLIRVVSERSVDIKCAIFFTLNKLLEKIPLAVKPFLPQLQRTFARGLADSSSETLRNRAAKGLGILITLTPRVDPLIAELITGSKTTDTGVKNAMMKALQEVVGKAGANMSEASRNAILTLIDDDASDETDAVAITNARLLGVLVKVIPDTSAVPLIKHRVLNGQFSHASILGLNALLAEAPAVLLDNFVTETPGAICQGVTQKDPFISDNSVLAAGKYLLSSHGDHSFETHKAIFEALTLAIQPGGPVDTRRLALVVIRTVSRLHPELTRPHLAILAPPIFASVRDLVIPVKLASEAAFLSLFSVVDADSEVFDKYMAGPGASLPPGPKRSMSDYFKRVAMRLANQARERRVAEGGEGGLGLSNDEVDDEKEVWSIGKVDLGDDSFGDD, encoded by the exons ATGGATCCAATTCCATGGGATCAGGTCAAGTCTGGGGATCTGGATGCCTTGCGGGTCGCACTTCTCTCAAGTTCGACCTCGCGAAGGCTCCGGGCCCTACAGGAACTTCGCGACAAGAGCG AAGTCGACTTGTCTCCTGAATCTCAAAAGGACGTTCTTGCACTGCTCTTTCTGACATATCCTCTATACGTCGACCGACCGTCCCGGCAGGCCGTCCAGCAATgtctctcttcccttctccggACTCCGAATGGCTCCGATCATCTCAAGGACGTGACCGAAAAGTTGAAGAGCGAGGCCGCGAAACCGGGTCTAGCGTCTAACTCCGGCTTTGTCTTGTTAGAATGGTGCTGCGCTGTTTTGCAACAAGTCAGCGAACGTGCCGATGCGCCATTGGCCAATGTCCTTGACCTGATTTCCATTGACGCCAAAGCATTGGAAAATTGCTTCAGCCATACCCCCAAAGCTTCAGTCAGACAATCAGCACTTCGGGTCACTAGACGAGCTTTGCGCGCCGCTTTCTCTTGTGAGGCTTGGGGCGAGGAAGCGTGTCGCCAGTCCATTGCCCGGTTGACCACCGAAGCAACGGCCGGTTACAAGAATGTGCTATTGCTTGGTGTCATTTCCGGTGTCTGTGCTCGACTGCCGGCTCGCAAGGCAATCCTTGAGGAGGTCAAGAAAGATATTCTGGGCTATTATGTGAAAGAAGTGATCAGCTCAAAGGTGGCAGTGCCTGCTCACGTGGCCAGTGGGCTGTCGGATTTCTTTTCATCGTTCATCACACACGAGGACGTTGTGAGCGAGTTGGTGCCTCCCATGGAAAAATCTATGTTGAGAGCACCTGAAGTGATTATGAACGGAGTAATTCCACCGCTATGTGCTTCGTTGCCTGAGGATATTGACCTCTCAGAAGTCTTACAATCCCGTCTCTCGAAACATCTGCTGGCTAGCATGAAGTCAAACAATGCGACTATTCGACAAGGTGCAGCTGATTCTTTCGGAGCCCTCGTTTCACGCTGCAAGACAGACACGTTGGTGTCAAAGATCGCCAATGAGCTTCTCAGTCCTCTAAAGACACAAAAAATTACGAGCCCCGAACATCGTGTCGCTTACTCGCAAGCAATTCTCGCAATCCCAGCGTCTGCGGGAGTATCTACTGAGATCGTTCAAGGACTTTGTCCTGTGTTCACTCGAGAGTCCAATGAAGCTGCTCTGGAAGAGGAATTGAAGGCGTTCTGCGCACACGTTTCTTTCCTTATCAAGTCATCTGTCAAGATTGCTGAAGATGTGACTAGTGCAGTGGCCAAAGGAGTTTCTGACAAGAGAATCCCGTTCAGAAGAATATGGCAGCTGAGAGTGGGAGAAATGCTTTGGAACTCTGACGTTAGCTCCCTCAAGACAGCTGAGATCGAGCCACTGGTTGCCAAGTTCCTGTCCAAGATGAAAGACATCTTCGTGGAGGTTGCTGCGAACCCTCTGCCGTCTGCGCAAAGTGGCGCCCTATCATCTGCCTATATCTTCCTCGCCGTGTTCCGGCGTGTGTCAGATATCGAAGGCTCGGACAAAGCGCTCTGGGACGAGAAGGTCACGCAAGCGATGACGATGGGCGCCAAGCCTTCCTTCCTCCTTAACCCTCGTGCTTATTCGAAGGTCACTTCTTCTGCGGAGACGCAATGGCTCGTTCGAGCCTTGGCTGCCGTGACGGCTGGTCCTACCCTCAGACATGTCGATGATGCAGCGAAGACAGCATGGGCTCAGGCGCTGATTTACGTCATCACTGGCCCAACACTAGAGACCGCCCATCGCCAAAGTGCCGTGGCTACATTGGCCTCCATTGTTCTTCAGGATCTCAAGTTGATAGGCCGTATCATGACTAACGCGCTCTGGTCTTGGCTTTTGGCCTTCAGGACGGCAGAGAAAGAGTCTGCCGCATCTTTCGCCGGGCCCACTAGCGAAAGCTTGCTTCACTTGGTCTTGAGAGGGTTAAATCCTTCACCCAAAGcaagagaagaaaataatGTCGACCTTTCAGCACTGGAGGGTCAACTTATTGaccttcttgtcctcgggCGTTCAGTGATGATACCTAATTGTTCGTGGATTGACTTATGCTTAGCAACTGGCGTTGATCCTGGAAACCTCGTCCGTACTTATCCCGGTGATTGCATCGATCGACTAGTCAATGTCACCACCGATCCCTTGCAGTCAGCAGTGCCCAATGTCAATGAGGCAGTCTGGAGCGCCGCGGGGGATTTGGCTTTTGTCGCACCCGATGTCATGGTACCACGAATCGTTGACCAGATTAAGAGGGACCTTGATGGAGGTCGCCTGGCCAGATTCACAGCTACGGATGCAGCCATCGCTCGCACTCCTGAAGGAACTACATACATCGATGTTTTGAGCAGCAAGTCGAAACAACCCGTGTTCGATAAGAACACGAAAGACTACGACACTTTGAAATGGGAGCAGGAACTGCGAGCTCAACTGGCTGAGAAAAAGGGCCAAAAGCCCAAGAAGCTCACTCCTGAAGAACAGTCGAAGGTGAATGCTCAACTCGCGAAAGAATCAAAGATTCGTCAAGAAGTCCATGAGGAAGTCAAGCGTATTGAACGTGGAGCTGGATTTGTTCAAGGCCTAGCTAACAGTCCTGCAAGCGATGCTGAAGGATGGATCAACGAGGCTGTAGGCTGcttgctctctctttccagAGCCGGCGCTGGGCTCTTCGTCGGCGACACAGTCTCTCGAGCCTACGTTGCCTGTTCCGACAAGTTGTCGTCGCGGCTTGCCACTACTCGACCTTTCATTGGAATTGCAACCCTTCGTGCCATTGGCAGCACAAACTTGCCTGCAGAAATGGAAACAGAGCATCTCGGTCAACTTGTTACCAGGATAATGTATCGCTTGCGGTTTGCATCTGAGCAACGCCCGCTTGACACTCCTTCGCTCGCCTATATTCTCCCCCTGATCTTCATCATTCTCAGTCAAAATGGTATTGAAGAGGTGAAGGGTGAACAAGAAGGTGAGCAAGTGCTTCTTGCTGTCGAATTCTTGTCATTCCATACCAGTTGCTTCGCGGACGTGCGACTACCTCGTGCGGAGGTTTTGCAGCATCTTCTCTCAGGCATGCAAAGATATACACAGCATTATAAATTGTTCAAGGACACTCTGTTTGATTTTTGCCGTTGTATCTCAACCACCATCACTACCGAGGAACTTCAAACACTCTTGCAAGGCACAATTGTTTCCGATTCCTCCGTGCGCACCTCTGTGCTTCAGGTCATCGATGCGGAGATTGACCTGACTGATCTTGACTTTTCGGAGCACATTTGGTTGAGCTGTCACGACCAAATTGAGGAAAATGTCGAGCTTGCCGAGGCCATCTGGGATGAAAACGGCCTagaagtggatgaagatgctTATCCCAAAATCGTCAAATACCTGGATTCTGAGGATTACCAGCTCCGGAGCGCTGCGGCGCGGGCTTTGGCCCATGCCATTGAATTTGACAAGGGCAAGTTCGATGGGATCTTGTTTGACCTGGAGGCCAAGTACTCAGAGGAGGTCAAGCCCAAGGCGCCGGAAAAAGATGCCTATGGCATGccgaagaagattgagaacACCGACAATTGGGTTGCCCGAAGCGGAATTGCATTGGCTTTCAACGCCATGACCAATCTCTTTGAGGGCGATCAGATCATCAATTTCTTGCAGTTCCTCATTGAGCGTGGTCCTCTTGTCGATAAGAACCCGTCTGTGCGAGCTCAGATGGCAGAGAGTGGCAAATCCGTCATTGCCGAAAGGGGCCAACAAAAGGTTGAGGAGTTGATGAAACTTCTTGAGACCGTGTTGGAAACGTCAGACAAAGCAACTCAAACTTCAGATCTTTTGAACGAGGCGGTTGTCGTACTCTACGGTGCACTAGCCCGTCATTTGCAGGCTGAGGACCCTCGGCTTCAGACGGTCGTCAACAAGCTTCTTGCGACGTTGCCAACACCCTCGGAAACCGTACAATCTGCAGTTTCCGAGTGTCTACCCCCTTTGATTCGGCTTTCTGGCCCCAAGACCGCCGACTACGTGCAGCAGATGTTGGATTCGCTTCTCAATGTTAAGGACTATGCCACTCAGCGTGGAGCCGCCTACGGTCTGGCTGGTATTGTCAGCGGTAGAGGCATCTCCACTCTGCGTGAATTCCGCATTATGAGTCTTCTCAAGGAGGCTTTTGAGAACAAGAAAGAAGCGCATCAGCGACAGGGGGCCTTGTTGGCATACGAACTCTTTGCTTTCGTTCTTGGCCGTACTTTTGAGCCTTACGTTATTCAACTCGTTCCTCAGCTACTTGCCGGTTTCGGTGATCCGAGCATTGATGTTCGCGATGCTTGTCTGGATGCTTCGAAGGCATGCTTCCAGAACCTTAGCTCATATGGTGTTAAGCAGATTCTCCCGACTCTTCTCGACGGTTTGGATGATACTCAGTGGCGTAGTCAGAAGGGCGCTTGCAACCTCTTGGGAGCCATGGCGTATCTTGATCCTCAGCAGCTTGCTGCCAGCTTACCCGACATCATCCCACCTCTCACCGTCGTGCTGAACGACACCCACAAGGAAGTCCGTAATGCTGCCAACCGCAGTCTACAACGTTTCGGAGAGGTCATCAGCAACCCCGAGGTCAAGAGCCTGGTGAACGTACTCCTGAAGGCACTCAGCGATCCGACCAAATACACTGACGAGGCGCTCGATTCACTCATCAAGGTCTCTTTCGTGCACTATTTGGATGCGCCATCTTTGGCTCTAGTCGTTCGAATTTTGGAGCGTGGTCTAGCTGATCGCTCTGCCACCAAGCGCAAATCTGCTCAGATTATTGGCAGCTTGGCTCATCTCACAGAGCGGAAGGATCTAATTGCGCACCTACCAATTATTGTTGCCGGTCTCAACATGGCTATTGTTGATCCTGTTCCAACCACTCGAGCAACTGCCTCCAAAGCTCTGGGTTCACTCATTGAGAAGCTTGGCGAAGACGCATTGCCTGATTTGATCCCCAACCTGATGAATACTCTCAAGTCAGACACCGGTGCTGGTGATCGTTTGGGATCTGCACAAGCACTTTCGGAGGTTCTTGCTGGTTTGGGTACCACCAGGCTTGAGGAGACTTTGCCTACCATTCTCCAGAATGTGTCGAGCTCGAAGCCTGCTGTTCGTGAAGGCTTCATGACTCTGTTCATTTTCTTGCCCGCTTGCTTTGGTAACAGCTTTGCCAACTACCTCAGTAAGATCATTCCTCCTATTCTTGCTGGTCTTGCAGACGACATTGAGTCGATCCGAGAGACTTCTCTGCGCGCCGGTCGTCTTCTTGTCAAGAACTTCGCGACCAAGGCTATTGATCTGCTTCTGCCTGAGCTCGAGAGAGGCTTGGCGGATGACAGCTATCGCATTCGTCTCAGCTCCGTCGAGCTGGTTGGAGATCTGCTCTTCAGTCTCACTGGTATCAGCGGCAAGTCCGAGgcagacgaagaggaagaagaagccacTCAAGCTGGCCAGTCGCTATTGGAAGTTCTTGGAGAGGAGCGAAGAAACAAGGTTCTTTCAGCCCTCTTCATCTGTCGCTGCGATACTTCTGGCTTGGTTAAGAGTGCTGCAATGGCAGTATGGAAGGCCCTTGTCGCTTCACCCAAGACTCTCAAGGAGATGGTATCGACTTTGTCGCAGCTTATCATTCGTCGTCTCGGCTCGTCCAACATGGAACAGAAGGTCATTGCTTCCAACGCTCTCGGCGATCTCATCAAGAAGGCCGGCGAATCTGTGCTCTCTACACTGTTGCCACTGCTGGAGGAGGGACTTCAGACTTCCCCTGATGTGGACGTCAAGCAGGGCATCTGTTTTGCTTTACGTGAGCTTATTACTGCTACTACTCCTGAAGCTCTGGAGGATTATGAGAAGATTCTCATTTCTACTGTTCGTGTGGCTCTTGTCGATAGCGATGAAGATGTACGGgaggctgctgctgaggCGTTCGATGCTTTGCAGCAAATTCTGGGCAAGAAGGCCGTGGACCAAGTTCTCCCTTACCTGCTTCACCTGCTCAGAAACGACCAGGATGCCGAACAGGCTTTGTCTGCTCTTTTGACTTTGCTCACTGAGCAAACTCGTGCGAACATCATTCTCCCCAACCTCATCCCCACGCTACTCACACCTCCGATTTCTGCTTTCAATGCCAGAGCACTGGCCTCCCTGGCTGAAGTTGCAGGAGGCGCGATGACAAGAAGACTCCCGAATATTATCAACGCTCTCATGGACGGTATTATTGAGACGAATGACGAGGAGTTGAAGTCTGAGCTTGAAGCCGCGCTTGACACCGTCTTGGTGTCCGTAGATGAATACGATGGTCTCAACACTGCTATGAACGTGATGATGACCTTGGTCAAGCATGATGATCATCGCCGCCGAGGCAAGGCCGCCCTTCACCTCAGCAAGTTCTTCATAGATGCAGAACTCGACTACTCGCGTTACCATCAAGATCTGATCCGTGTCTTGTTAATCTCATTCGACGACAGAGATCAGGAGGTCGTGAAGGCCGCCTGGACTGCTCTCAGTGGCCTCACTTCGCAGCTGCGcaaggaggaaatggaggtCCTGGCGATCCCGACGCGCCAAACACTGCGCCAAGTTGGCGTCGCGGGTGCGGATCTGCCTGGCTTCGGCCTTCCCAAGGGCATCATGGCCGTCCTGCCAATCTTCCTTCAAGGTCTGCTCAATGGAACAACCGACCAGCGCACACAGTCTGCGCTCGCGATTGCAGATATCATTGACCGCACCGGTCCCAATTCGCTCAAGCCGTTCGTCACACAGATTACCGGTCCCTTGATTCGTGTGGTCTCGGAACGTTCCGTTGACATCAAGT GTGCCATTTTCTTCACACTCAACAAGCTTTTGGAAAAGATCCCGCTTGCTGTCAAACCCTTCCTTCCTCAACTCCAGCGCACCTTTGCCCGTGGTCTTGCCGATTCCTCAAGCGAGACACTTCGCAACCGTGCAGCCAAGGGCCTTGGTATCCTCATCACTCTGACGCCAAGAGTAGATCCGCTCATTGCTGAACTCATCACTGGATCGAAGACCACCGACACTGGTGTTAAGAATGCTATGATGAAGGCTCTTCAAGAAGTGGTGGGTAAGGCTGGGGCGAACATGAGCGAGGCTTCGCGAAATGCTATTCTGACtttgattgatgatgacgcGAGTGATGAAACTGACGCTGTTGCCATCACAAACGCCCGACTGCTTGGTGTGCTTGTCAAGGTGATCCCAGACACGTCCGCTGTGCCTCTCATCAAGCATCGTGTGCTCAACGGTCAATTCTCTCATGCGTCCATTCTCGGTCTCAATGCTCTGCTCGCAGAAGCCCCCGCTGTGTTATTGGATAATTTCGTCACAGAGACTCCCGGTGCCATCTGTCAGGGTGTCACTCAGAAGGACCCGTTCATTTCTGATAACAGTGTCCTCGCTGCTGGAAAATACCTTCTCTCCAGCCACGGCGACCACAGCTTCGAGACACACAAGGCCATCTTTGAGGCCTTGACTTTGGCAATTCAGCCTGGAGGTCCAGTTGACACCCGCCGACTGGCACTCGTTGTCATTCGAACCGTCAGCCGCCTGCATCCTGAGCTCACTCGCCCGCATCTGGCCATTCTTGCCCCGCCTATTTTCGCAAGCGTCAGAGATCTGGTCATTCCTGTGAAACTGGCATCGGAAGCTGCTTTCCTATCCCTCTTCTCTGTTGTGGACGCGGATAGCGAGGTCTTTGACAAATACATGGCGGGACCTGGTGCTTCTTTGCCTCCAGGCCCTAAGCGCAGTATGTCAGACTACTTCAAGCGAGTCGCGATGCGCCTTGCTAATCAAGCACGCGAGCGCCGGGTCGCCGAGGGTGGCGAAGGTGGACTTGGTCTGTCGAATGACGAGGTAGACGATGAAAAGGAGGTCTGGAGTATTGGCAAGGTGGATCTGGGAGATGATTCGTTCGGTGACGACTGA
- a CDS encoding 60S ribosomal protein L19-A produces MLSEFNIPPRDHLRNFGSDTAEVNLRTQKRLAASVVGCGKRKIWLDPNEMTEISNANSRQTIRKLVSDGLIIKKPVTMHSRARARELTAARRIGRHRGLGKRKGTKDARMPSQVLWMRRMRVLRRLLVRYRAAGKIDKHLYHELYHLSKGNTFKHKRALVEHIQKAKAERQRERVLKEEMDAKRAKNKALRERRAERVEAKRNALAGETQE; encoded by the exons ATGCTGAGCGAATTCAACATCCCGCCCCGCGATCATCTGCGAAATTTTGGATCCGATACCGCCGA ggTCAACCTTCGCACCCAGAAGCGCCTTGCGGCCTCCGTGGTCGGCTGCGGCAAGCGCAAGATTTGGCTCGACCCCAATGAGATGACCGAGATCTCCAACGCCAACTCCCGTCAGACCATCCGCAAGCTCGTCAGCGATGGCCTCATTATCAAGAAGCCCGTCACCATGCACTCTCGCGCCCGTGCTCGTGAGCTGACTGCTGCCCGCCGTATCGGTCGTCACCGCGGTCTGGGTAAGCGCAAGGGTACCAAGGATGCCCGTATGCCCAG CCAGGTCCTCTGGATGCGCCGCATGCGTGTCCTCCGTCGTCTTCTCGTCCGCTACCGTGCCGCCGGCAAGATCGACAAGCACCTTTACCACGAGCTCTACCACCTGAGCAAGGGTAACACCTTCAAGCACAAGCGTGCTTTGGTTGAGCAC ATCcagaaggccaaggccgaacGCCAACGTGAGCGTGTCCtcaaggaggagatggacgCTAAGCGTGCCAAGAACAAGGCTCTCCGTGAGCGCCGCGCTGAGCGTGTCGAGGCCAAGCGCAACGCTCTGGCTGGCGAGACCCAGGAGTAA